From Vogesella sp. XCS3, the proteins below share one genomic window:
- a CDS encoding SulP family inorganic anion transporter — translation MFAKISPAAARTDVLSGLTVALALVPEAIAFALIAHVSPLTGLYAAFFICLITALFGGRPGMISGATGALAVVMVSIVVQHGVEYLFASVVLMGVLQLLFGLLKLGKFIRMVPHPVMLGFVNGLAVVIFLAQFGHFKLDGVWMGSQQLAIMGGLIALTMAIIYLLPRVTTLIPSALAAILLVSGLVALLGLDTKTVGDMGSIAGGLPTFHVPQVPLTLETLYIVLPYAAILAAIGLIESLLTLNLVDEITDTRGQPNRESLAQGAANVVAGFFATMGGCAMIGQSMININNGARHRLSGVVAAVFLLGFILFLAPWIEQIPLAALVGLMFVVSQKTFAWGSLQTLRKIPRQDALTVVGVTVITVLTDLAVAVLCGVVFAALVFAWQHAKRMTAHSHTDAQGWKVYELDGTLFFASCASFAALFDPKGDPQHVVVEFRHARVADQSAIEAIDTLAARYQQEGKTLHLRHLSPDCLALLGRAKDMVEVDSFADPHYHIADNRLG, via the coding sequence GTGTTTGCCAAGATAAGCCCCGCAGCCGCCCGTACCGATGTGCTGAGTGGCCTGACCGTCGCGCTGGCGCTGGTGCCAGAAGCCATAGCCTTTGCCCTGATTGCCCATGTCAGCCCGCTTACCGGCCTGTACGCGGCGTTCTTCATCTGCCTGATCACCGCGCTGTTCGGTGGCCGCCCCGGCATGATTTCCGGTGCTACCGGCGCGCTGGCTGTGGTGATGGTGTCCATCGTGGTGCAGCATGGTGTGGAGTACCTGTTTGCCAGCGTAGTGTTGATGGGCGTATTGCAGCTGCTGTTCGGCCTGCTGAAGCTGGGAAAATTCATCCGCATGGTGCCGCACCCGGTGATGCTGGGCTTCGTCAACGGCCTGGCTGTCGTGATTTTTCTGGCCCAGTTCGGCCACTTCAAGCTGGACGGCGTCTGGATGGGCAGCCAGCAGCTGGCCATCATGGGCGGGCTGATCGCACTAACCATGGCCATCATCTATTTGCTGCCGCGTGTCACCACGCTGATTCCGTCAGCCTTGGCGGCCATTCTACTGGTAAGCGGCCTGGTGGCCTTGCTGGGGCTGGACACCAAGACGGTAGGCGATATGGGCTCCATTGCTGGCGGGCTGCCTACTTTTCACGTGCCACAGGTACCGCTGACGCTGGAAACGCTGTACATCGTGCTGCCTTACGCCGCCATTCTGGCCGCTATCGGCCTGATCGAATCGCTGCTGACACTGAACCTGGTAGACGAGATCACCGACACGCGCGGCCAACCCAATCGCGAGTCGCTGGCACAGGGTGCGGCCAACGTGGTGGCCGGCTTTTTTGCCACCATGGGCGGCTGCGCCATGATAGGCCAGAGCATGATCAATATTAATAACGGCGCGCGCCACCGCTTGTCCGGTGTGGTGGCGGCGGTGTTCCTGCTGGGCTTCATCCTGTTTCTGGCGCCGTGGATCGAGCAGATACCGTTGGCCGCACTGGTGGGCCTGATGTTTGTGGTGTCGCAAAAAACCTTTGCCTGGGGCAGCCTGCAAACCCTGCGCAAGATTCCGCGCCAGGATGCCCTGACCGTGGTGGGTGTGACGGTGATTACTGTGCTGACCGACCTGGCGGTAGCCGTGCTGTGCGGCGTGGTATTTGCCGCGTTGGTGTTTGCCTGGCAGCACGCCAAGCGCATGACGGCCCACAGCCATACCGACGCCCAGGGCTGGAAAGTGTACGAGCTGGACGGCACGTTGTTCTTCGCTTCTTGTGCCAGTTTTGCCGCCCTGTTCGACCCCAAGGGCGACCCGCAGCACGTGGTGGTGGAATTCCGCCATGCCCGCGTGGCCGACCAGTCCGCCATCGAGGCCATCGACACGCTGGCTGCGCGTTACCAGCAGGAAGGCAAGACCCTGCACCTGCGCCACCTCAGCCCGGACTGCCTGGCGCTGCTGGGCCGCGCCAAGGACATGGTCGAGGTAGACAGCTTTGCCGACCCGCACTACCACATTGCCGACAACCGCCTGGGCTAA